The proteins below are encoded in one region of Candidatus Margulisiibacteriota bacterium:
- a CDS encoding segregation/condensation protein A, which yields MTEELAYQVKIDAFEGPFDLLLRAIDEGQIDIYQVSLAQITGSYFEYWRREEPNLIIAADFLYMAAYLYELKVRGLLPRPEEMQADEELRGVEESLAQHIQEYQLFKQVAQDLRQRKNVFEKIYGRHEGEKVVGEIELVDLSLRDLVVAFQKVYREAVEREKIVGIVAEEISLDQRISEIQRLVAGRRDGLPFVDLFIRKTRLEVVVTFLAILELAKQCFITIAQNRKFASILIFAASPVGAEQEMVHGISEN from the coding sequence ATGACCGAAGAGCTGGCGTATCAGGTCAAGATCGACGCTTTCGAAGGTCCTTTTGATCTCCTGCTCCGGGCGATCGACGAGGGGCAGATCGATATCTACCAGGTCTCGCTGGCGCAGATCACCGGTTCTTACTTTGAATACTGGCGGCGGGAAGAGCCCAATCTGATAATCGCCGCCGATTTCCTGTACATGGCGGCGTACCTGTACGAGCTGAAGGTCCGGGGCTTGCTGCCGCGGCCCGAAGAAATGCAGGCCGACGAAGAGCTGCGGGGCGTGGAAGAGTCGCTGGCCCAGCATATCCAGGAATACCAGCTGTTCAAACAGGTCGCCCAGGACCTGCGGCAGCGGAAGAACGTTTTCGAAAAGATCTACGGGCGGCACGAAGGGGAAAAGGTCGTCGGGGAGATCGAGCTGGTCGACCTGTCGCTGCGCGACCTGGTCGTCGCTTTCCAAAAAGTTTACCGCGAAGCGGTGGAGCGGGAGAAGATCGTCGGCATCGTGGCCGAGGAGATCTCGCTCGATCAACGGATCAGCGAGATCCAGCGGCTGGTGGCGGGGCGCCGCGACGGGCTGCCTTTCGTCGACCTGTTCATCAGAAAGACCCGGCTGGAAGTGGTCGTGACTTTCCTGGCGATACTGGAGCTGGCCAAGCAGTGCTTCATCACGATCGCGCAAAACCGGAAATTCGCCTCGATCTTGATCTTTGCCGCGTCCCCGGTCGGGGCGGAACAGGAGATGGTCCATGGAATCAGCGAGAACTAA